A single genomic interval of Drosophila virilis strain 15010-1051.87 chromosome 2, Dvir_AGI_RSII-ME, whole genome shotgun sequence harbors:
- the LOC6629781 gene encoding uncharacterized protein: MATAHLPIQKYKYHEHNGEPGCQGLEEVNRMFRNFWDPTAYWMCDKQGTRARLQRCPKSQLYSEELGRCVHYTDWSWTEPKEPPSRPKC, translated from the coding sequence atggcCACTGCCCACTTACCCATACAAAAGTACAAATACCATGAGCACAATGGCGAGCCCGGCTGTCAGGGTCTGGAGGAAGTGAATCGCATGTTCCGTAATTTCTGGGATCCCACGGCTTACTGGATGTGCGATAAGCAGGGCACGCGCGCCCGCCTGCAACGCTGCCCGAAATCCCAACTGTACTCCGAGGAGCTCGGACGTTGTGTGCACTATACCGACTGGAGCTGGACGGAACCCAAGGAGCCTCCAAGTCGTCCAAAGTGCTAG